TGCCCAAGCATTTTTGCCGCACTTCCCGGCAGTGAAATAACGGTGCCGTACCGTGAATGGCACTGATCACATCCCAAAACGTAATCTCTTTCGCCGGCTTCGCCAGTTTGTAACCGCCCTTCACACCGGGGGTGAATTGAAGAAGCCCGTGATTTTTCAGCTTGGTGAAGATTTTGGACAGATAGGTCTCGGAAACCCCTTGATATTTCGCCAACTCCTTGATGCCGATCGACTCACCCGGCGGGATTTCCATAAGATTAGAGCAGACAATGAAGGGCATATTCCACACCCACACTGTATTGCACTTTTACAAACCTCCGCTTTTCAGATCTTCATTATCCGTAATCCAAAGGATACACCTTCTTTTCATTCAAAGCAAATACCTCGCCGTGTGATCAGGAGATTCCCCTCAACGCAACATGAAGGTGGAAAGGAAACAGACTCACCCGGACACTGGAGGGTGTCCCGTCATCCCACAGAGAAAAAACGAACCGGACATGATCCGGTATCCGGTTTCTGTTCCGTTCTCACAACCGGATGCGATACAATAGAGGGTAACAACAAATGATGGAGAGGAGATCAATGGGTTTGTCGTTGGTGCGCATCACCCCCTGGATGGTTGGTGTCTTCTTCGGTTTCTGGTTGTTGTACGGGTGGATGACATCGCGAGGAAATCAAAAAACCCATGAGTCGTCACCGATTTTTTACCGGATTCATCTGTTGATCGTAGCGTTGGCCATCACGGTCAGCATA
The Polycladomyces zharkentensis DNA segment above includes these coding regions:
- a CDS encoding RrF2 family transcriptional regulator, which encodes MPFIVCSNLMEIPPGESIGIKELAKYQGVSETYLSKIFTKLKNHGLLQFTPGVKGGYKLAKPAKEITFWDVISAIHGTAPLFHCREVRQKCLGNQGVRMENPCLINQVMLEAEERMRAYLRSKTLYWLYREVKANMSEEQKERVREWFREALASR